One stretch of Nevskiales bacterium DNA includes these proteins:
- the cmk gene encoding (d)CMP kinase gives MTRAPVICVDGPSGSGKGTLSRRLAQRLGWQLLDSGALYRLTAILALRAGLDPARPEQCRAAAALARGMRAQFLSTATGDERIILEDQDVTQQVRDEGTGDAASRWAALPEIREALLDRQRAFRQPPGLVADGRDMGTVVFPDAPLKIFVSASADERARRRVAQLKGLGLDANIDKIYSEIAARDARDQQRQHSPLIPAADAVLLDTTALSPEAVLDEALRLARARGLGA, from the coding sequence GTGACGCGGGCCCCCGTGATCTGCGTGGACGGGCCGAGCGGCTCCGGCAAGGGCACGCTGAGCCGCCGCCTGGCGCAACGCCTCGGCTGGCAACTGCTCGACAGCGGCGCGTTGTACCGCCTGACCGCGATTCTCGCCCTGCGCGCCGGGCTGGACCCGGCACGGCCGGAACAGTGTCGTGCCGCCGCCGCCTTGGCCCGCGGCATGCGCGCACAGTTCCTCAGCACGGCGACCGGGGACGAGAGAATAATCCTGGAAGATCAGGATGTTACCCAGCAGGTTCGCGACGAAGGCACGGGCGATGCGGCCTCGCGCTGGGCAGCCTTGCCAGAAATCCGGGAAGCCCTGCTGGATCGGCAGCGGGCCTTCCGTCAGCCGCCGGGGCTGGTGGCTGACGGCCGCGACATGGGGACAGTGGTTTTCCCCGATGCACCGCTCAAGATCTTCGTCAGCGCCAGCGCCGACGAGCGGGCGCGGCGTCGGGTCGCGCAGTTGAAGGGGTTGGGCCTGGATGCTAACATTGACAAGATTTACAGCGAGATAGCAGCGCGGGACGCGCGCGACCAGCAGCGTCAGCATTCACCGCTCATCCCCGCCGCCGACGCAGTGTTGCTCGATACCACCGCCCTGTCGCCCGAGGCGGTGCTCGACGAGGCGCTGCGCTTGGCCCGGGCGCGCGGCCTCGGCGCATGA
- a CDS encoding lipopolysaccharide assembly protein LapA domain-containing protein, translating into MLRLFRIALVVLALGLGMVFALLNHERVTIDLLFDQFQPPLVALLIVNLLLGLGLGALIYLPRLVALRLELERMRKKLAAAETEIRNLRNLPIQDA; encoded by the coding sequence ATGCTGCGTCTGTTCCGTATCGCTCTCGTTGTGCTGGCACTCGGGCTGGGCATGGTCTTCGCCCTGCTCAACCACGAAAGGGTCACGATCGACCTGCTGTTCGACCAGTTCCAGCCGCCCCTGGTGGCGCTCCTGATCGTCAACCTGCTGCTGGGACTCGGTCTCGGGGCGCTCATTTACCTGCCACGCCTGGTGGCCCTGCGGCTGGAGCTGGAGCGCATGCGCAAGAAGTTGGCAGCCGCCGAGACGGAAATCCGTAACCTGCGCAACCTGCCCATCCAAGATGCCTGA
- the rpsA gene encoding 30S ribosomal protein S1, with protein sequence MSESFAELFEQSLAGQSMQPGAIVKARVLEVKPDVVIVDAGLKSEGVIPISEFPSQNGEPGVRVGDEIEVALETVEDGFGETRLSKEKAERIRTWDVLERAFEKKEIVTGIITGKVKGGFTVDIGSVRAFLPGSLVDVRPVRDTAYLEGKPLEFKIIKLDRQRNNVVVSRREVLEAEYSAERSLLLDKLQEGVVLRGVVKNLVEYGAFVDLGGIDGLLHITDMSWKRVKDPSEVVHVGQEVEVKVLKFDRERTRVSLGLKQLGDDPWVAISRRYPENTRLFGKVTNITDYGAFVEIEPGVEGLVHVSEMDWTNKNVAPSKVVQVGQEVEVMVLEIDEERRRISLGMKQCLPNPWEEFAQNHHKGDRVKGVIKSITDFGIFIGLPGNIDGLVHLSDLSWNEPGEQAVRNYQKGQEIEAVVLTIEPERERIGLGIKQLEQDPLSNFMAANPKGSRVKGIVKEVDARGASVDLGHGVMGYIRASDLKRERVEDARTVLKEGEELEALFIGVDRKNRVVSLSVKAQEIRDEEEAIQDYSRSQPVGRASLGDILKEHIKPGEK encoded by the coding sequence ATGAGCGAGAGTTTCGCCGAACTGTTTGAGCAGAGTCTGGCTGGCCAGTCCATGCAGCCGGGTGCCATCGTCAAGGCGCGGGTACTGGAGGTCAAGCCCGATGTGGTGATCGTGGATGCCGGGCTGAAGTCCGAGGGCGTCATCCCCATCTCCGAATTCCCCAGCCAGAACGGCGAACCGGGCGTCAGGGTCGGCGACGAGATCGAGGTTGCGTTGGAAACCGTCGAGGACGGCTTCGGCGAGACCCGCCTGTCCAAGGAGAAGGCCGAGCGTATCCGCACCTGGGACGTACTGGAGCGCGCCTTCGAGAAGAAGGAAATCGTTACCGGCATCATCACCGGCAAGGTCAAGGGCGGCTTTACGGTCGACATCGGCAGCGTGCGCGCCTTCCTGCCCGGCTCGCTGGTGGACGTGCGCCCGGTACGCGACACCGCCTACCTCGAGGGCAAGCCGCTCGAGTTCAAGATCATCAAGCTCGACCGCCAGCGCAACAACGTCGTGGTCTCGCGCCGCGAGGTGCTGGAAGCCGAGTACAGCGCCGAGCGCAGCCTGCTGCTGGACAAGCTGCAGGAAGGCGTGGTGCTGCGCGGCGTGGTCAAGAACCTGGTCGAGTACGGCGCGTTCGTGGACCTGGGCGGCATCGACGGCCTGCTGCACATCACCGACATGTCCTGGAAGCGCGTCAAGGACCCCTCCGAGGTCGTGCACGTCGGCCAGGAGGTCGAGGTCAAGGTGCTCAAGTTCGACCGCGAGCGCACCCGCGTCTCGCTGGGCCTCAAGCAGCTGGGTGACGACCCCTGGGTGGCCATCTCGCGCCGTTATCCGGAGAACACACGCCTGTTCGGCAAGGTCACCAACATCACCGACTACGGCGCGTTCGTCGAGATCGAGCCAGGCGTTGAGGGTCTGGTGCACGTGTCCGAGATGGACTGGACCAACAAGAACGTTGCACCGTCCAAAGTGGTGCAGGTCGGCCAGGAAGTCGAGGTCATGGTGCTCGAGATCGACGAGGAGCGCCGCCGCATCTCGCTGGGTATGAAACAGTGCCTGCCCAATCCCTGGGAGGAGTTCGCGCAGAACCACCACAAGGGCGACCGTGTGAAGGGTGTGATCAAGTCCATCACCGACTTCGGCATCTTCATCGGGCTGCCGGGCAACATCGACGGCCTCGTGCACCTGTCCGACCTGTCCTGGAACGAGCCGGGCGAACAGGCGGTCCGCAACTACCAGAAGGGCCAGGAGATCGAGGCCGTGGTGCTGACCATCGAGCCGGAGCGCGAACGCATCGGCCTGGGCATCAAGCAGTTGGAGCAGGATCCGCTGTCCAACTTCATGGCCGCCAATCCCAAGGGCAGCCGTGTGAAGGGTATCGTCAAGGAAGTGGACGCACGCGGCGCCTCGGTGGATCTGGGGCACGGCGTGATGGGTTACATCCGTGCCTCCGACCTCAAGCGCGAGCGCGTGGAAGACGCCCGTACCGTGCTCAAAGAAGGCGAGGAGCTGGAGGCACTGTTCATCGGCGTCGATCGCAAGAACCGCGTCGTGAGCCTGTCGGTCAAGGCGCAGGAGATCCGCGACGAGGAAGAGGCGATCCAGGACTACAGCCGCAGCCAGCCGGTCGGCCGCGCCAGCCTGGGCGACATCCTCAAGGAGCACATCAAGCCGGGCGAAAAGTAG